The Verrucomicrobiia bacterium sequence CGGACCTCATCAGCGTGGATTTGGGCGCGGCGCCTTTGCTGACCGTGCTGACCCGGGGCGGGGCGATCGTCACCCTCGCCGCGGACCGCGAGTTTGCGGATCAACTGGCCCGATGGTTTTCGGTGCACCGGTTTGGCCTTGCCTCCGGACTGCGGATCGCCTCCCTCGATCTGAGCGTCGTCAACAACCCCCCGCTGCGCTGGATGGATCCTGGCGATCCGGCGGACGCCGCACCTTCATCAAGCCCGGCGACGCCGGGGACCCGTCCGCAGCGCAAACCTGGTCGTCGTCATGTTTGATCCGGAACACATCCTGGTGGGCCTGGAGATCGGCACCTCCAAAATCTGCGTTGCCGTCGGCGAGGTCCACGAATCCGGGGAGTTGACCATCACCGGATTCGGCCAGGCGCGTTCGCGCGGTGTGGTCAAGGGGGAGGTCATCGAGTCCGACACGGCCGGTGAGGACATTCGGGAGGCGCTGGCCCAGGCCGAGGACATGGCCGACGTCGAGATTGAGTCCGTCTATCTTGCGGTCACCGGCAACCACATCCGCGCCCTCAACATTCGCGGGGTCCACTCGATCCCCACCGTGGACCGCGAGATCACGGTCGAGGATGTCCGTGAGGCTCTCGAGAATGCCAAGGGCAACAACTGTCCTCCGGGATATGAGGTCGTGGACAGTGTCCGGCAGGATTTCTGCGTGGACCAGCAGGCGGTGTACGACAACCCGGTGGGGGTGATCGGCTCCCGGGTGGAGGCGAGCATGCATGTGATCCAGGGCAATTCACGGCGCCTTGAGCGATCGCGGAGAGCCCTGGAGGGGTCCACCCCCGTGCGGGTGGAGAAGGCGGTATTCAGCGGGCTGGCGTCGGCGCTCGCGGTGTTGACCACCGAGCAGAAGGACGCGGGGGCCGTGGTGCTCGACGTGGGCGGTGGGACCGCGGAGTACGCGCTGTTCCACAAGGGGTTGTTGCGTCATTCCGGGGTGCTGGCCGTTGGAGGGGACCACGTGACCAACGACATCGCCCAGGGACTCGACATTCCGCTCAGCCTTGCCGAGGAGCTCAAGGTGAACTTCGGGTCCGTGGGGTCGGGTCCATCGGATGGGCCCGCGGAGCACGCGCTGGCTGGAATCCAGGGACTTCCCGGGCGCCGGGTGGACCTCCAGCGGCTTCGCCGGATCATGGCGCTGCGGTGGGAGGAGACCCTCGACTGGATCGTGCGGGATCTTTCCGAAACCCTGTGGCTTCCCCAGGCGCGTGCCGGCGTGTTCCTCTGCGGGGGCGGGAGCCGCACCCGCGGGCTCGACGCACTGGTTCGCCGGATGTTCCAGCTGCCGGTCTCCCGCGGTCAGATCCGGAATGTCTCCGGCCCGACGGCCGTCCTGGAAAATCCCGAGTTCTCCACGGCGATCGGACTTGTCCGCTACGGCGCCATGCGTGCGCTGCGGCAACCGCGCCGATGGAACTTCCCCCTGTTGCGCGTCTTGTCACCGCGGCTTCGACGTAAAAACTGACCCCCCATGGATGCGTCCCCGGTAGTGTCCACAACGCCGGAATCTCCGGCCCCGCCGCCATCCGCACTGATCCTCGTCGGCGTCGGCGGCGCCGGCGGCGCCTTTGCGAGGCGGCTGGCCCACGAGGATCCGGGACTCCTGGCAAGGGTCGTGGATACCGACGCGGTGTCGCTGCGCCGGCTCCACGGAATGCCATCCCTGTTGATGGGCAGCGCCGTCCAGCGCGGCCTCGGTTGCGGCGGTGATGCGGTGCAGGCGGCCAACCTTGCGGCGGCCGATCAGGGGCAGCTCCGGGAGCTCGTTGCGGGAGCGGGAATGGTCCTTCTCCTGGCCGGCCTTGGCGGTGGTGTGGGATCGGGAGTGGCGCCGGTCGTCGCCCGGGTCGCGCGGGAACAGGGCGTGCTGGTCGTCGCCCTCGTGGCGTTGCCATTTGAGTTTGAGGGTCGCCTTCGCCGGGCCAATGCCTTCCAGGGACTCGCCGGGTTGCGCAGCGTCGCCGACCTCGTGATTCCCGTGCCGCACCAGGGGGTGTTGTCCCGGGCCGCCGCATCGGCACGCGCGGAGGACTTGATGCGCTGCGCCGATGGATTTGTCCTCGGACTCGCGCGCGGGTTGATCCGCATGCTCACCGGCCCGACGCTCACGCCCCTGGGAGTCGCCGACCTGGCCCGTGTGCTGGGGGGCCGGCAGATGGAGGGTGGTGCCGCCGAGGCGGAGGCGGCCGGACCCGACCGCGTTGCCGCGGTGTGGCACCAATTGCTGGAGCACCCGTTTCTGGCGTCCCGCGGGCCGATTGCGGCGTCGGGAGCGCTGGTGCTTCAGGTGGCCGGCGGTCCGGACCTCACGCTGGAGGAACTGGGGTGGCTGGAACAGACCGCCCAGCGGACGGCACCCCGGGCGCAGGTGCTCGTGGGCGCGGTCACCCTCCCGTCCATGGAAGGCCGGTTGTCCGTCCTCCTGGTGGTCGCACCGGAAAAATCGCCGGACGGAGCCCTGGCATCGTCGGATGCCGCGACCTCCGGTGGCGGCGCCCACCGGGATCCGGAGTCCCCGGAATTCGAGGTGCCTTCGGAGCGGCCGGCGGCTTCTGGATCGGTGTCGGACGCCCTGGCGGAAGCGGACGCAAGGCGTCGGCCGGCACCCGCTTCCCGCACACGGGCCGGTGCGCGGCCGCAGCAACTGCAGCAACAGTTCGATTTTGCGACGAGGACGCGGGGGCGTTTTGAGGGAACGGAGGCGACGCTGCGGGGTGGGGAGAACCTGGACGAACCGACCTACGCCCGCCGGGGCATCCGGGGCAACTGATCGTCCTGAACGGTTCAGGCGGTCGGTGCGTCGGGCGGTGTGAGGGCCTTGAAGGCAAGGCCTGCGGCGGCGCCGCCGGCAAAATCGGCCACGAGATGGATCCACACCTGGGACCCGCTGATTAGATGCATCATGGTGATGCCGACGGCGACGGCGGGATTGAAGGCGCCGCCGGAGATGCCGCCGACCGCGAAGGCCATGGCGGTCACGGTGAATCCGATGGCCAGCCCATAATTGGAGTTCCCTGCGGTGCCCTTTGCGGTGGCGACATTGAGCACGACCCACACGAGAG is a genomic window containing:
- the ftsA gene encoding cell division protein FtsA, which gives rise to MFDPEHILVGLEIGTSKICVAVGEVHESGELTITGFGQARSRGVVKGEVIESDTAGEDIREALAQAEDMADVEIESVYLAVTGNHIRALNIRGVHSIPTVDREITVEDVREALENAKGNNCPPGYEVVDSVRQDFCVDQQAVYDNPVGVIGSRVEASMHVIQGNSRRLERSRRALEGSTPVRVEKAVFSGLASALAVLTTEQKDAGAVVLDVGGGTAEYALFHKGLLRHSGVLAVGGDHVTNDIAQGLDIPLSLAEELKVNFGSVGSGPSDGPAEHALAGIQGLPGRRVDLQRLRRIMALRWEETLDWIVRDLSETLWLPQARAGVFLCGGGSRTRGLDALVRRMFQLPVSRGQIRNVSGPTAVLENPEFSTAIGLVRYGAMRALRQPRRWNFPLLRVLSPRLRRKN